From Candoia aspera isolate rCanAsp1 chromosome 8, rCanAsp1.hap2, whole genome shotgun sequence, a single genomic window includes:
- the LOC134502414 gene encoding G-protein coupled receptor 151 protein-like: protein MNSSQPALSAGGSPAEPWAEGGAALAGALPSLLAAAGVASLAGNLLLLAVLAYQLRRGTVSGAHALALNLCAADLTLALYCLPPRIVAYARGSWLLGGFLCRTADWLLHSCLVAKSLTWAAVGHARRKEAVSARPASPSQGPGRSWGRLAAVLASLWAAALLLPLPHLLFTRVEPGQPRGRLCCDFAAPARASRFVDVFSKAYPLLACLAPSGFACSCYWRALRGPGAGKPRLAKAGRQKREGTWALLGLTLLFHATWLPAWTAWLWKRHRALGEGGPPPALAFAADLLLSLDGALGPGLFLRSAGDLRRGLRHVCRALWCGGGGGQDREGARSSGRAGATLPDVEHFWKDRRSIAVGEESDPVPWEHQSDP from the coding sequence ATGAACAGCTCCCAGCCCGCCCTTTCCGCCGGAGGGAGCCCCGCGGAGCCGTGGGCCGAGGGGGGCGCGGCGCTCGCGGGGGCGCTCCCCTCGCTCTTGGCCGCGGCCGGCGTGGCAAGCCTGGCCGGTAACCTCCTGCTGCTGGCCGTTCTCGCCTACCAGCTCCGCCGAGGAACGGTCTCCGGGGCCCACGCCTTGGCGCTCAACCTGTGCGCCGCGGACCTGACCCTGGCCCTCTACTGCCTGCCGCCCCGCATCGTCGCCTACGCCCGGGGCTCGTGGCTCCTGGGCGGCTTCCTCTGCAGGACTGCGGACTGGCTGCTACACAGCTGCTTGGTGGCCAAGAGCCTCACCTGGGCGGCGGTGGGCCACGCCCGTCGGAAGGAAGCAGTCTCTGCCCGGCCCGCCTCGCCTTCCCAGGGCCCAGGCAGGAGCTGGGGGCGCCTGGCGGCGGTCCTGGCGTCGCTCTGGGCCGCCGCGTTGCTCCTGCCTCTGCCCCACCTGCTCTTCACCCGGGTGGAGCCCGGACAGCCGCGCGGGCGCCTCTGCTGCGACTTCGCGGCCCCGGCGCGCGCGAGCCGCTTCGTGGACGTCTTCAGCAAGGCCTACCCGCTGCTGGCCTGCCTGGCGCCCTCGGGCTTCGCCTGCTCCTGCTACTGGAGGGCCCTCCGCGGCCCGGGCGCCGGGAAGCCCCGGCTGGCCAAGGCCGGGCGGCAGAAGCGCGAGGGGACGTGGGCGCTGCTGGGTCTCACCCTCCTCTTCCACGCGACCTGGCTGCCGGCCTGGACGGCCTGGCTGTGGAAGCGGCACCGCGCGCTGGGGGAGGGCGGCCCTCCGCCGGCCTTGGCCTTTGCCGCCGACCTGCTGCTGAGCCTCGACGGCGCGCTCGGCCCCGGCCTCTTCCTGCGCAGCGCCGGCGATTTGCGCCGAGGGCTGCGCCACGTCTGCCGGGCGTTGTGGTGTGGCGGCGGCGGTGGCCAAGATAGGGAGGGCGCTCGGAGCAGCGGACGGGCGGGCGCCACTCTCCCCGACGTGGAGCATTTCTGGAAGGACCGGAGGAGCATCGCCGTCGGGGAAGAGAGTGACCCGGTGCCCTGGGAGCACCAGAGCGACCCGTGA